A region from the Leucoraja erinacea ecotype New England chromosome 18, Leri_hhj_1, whole genome shotgun sequence genome encodes:
- the LOC129705532 gene encoding tetra-peptide repeat homeobox protein 1-like, producing MVMNPGPGMVMNPGPGMVMNPGPGMVMNPGPGMVMVNPGPGMVMNPGPGMVMNPGPGMVMAPWGDSATRSYPRLPGLVNLQHHPLQYLLPRIHRGGFLSQGQRPKVCW from the exons aTGGTGATGAATCCCGGCCCCGGCATGGTGATGAATCCCGGCCCCGGGATGGTGATGAATCCCGGCCCCGGCATGGTGATGAATCCCGGCCCCGGCATGGTGATGGTGAATCCCGGCCCCGGGATGGTGATGAATCCCGGCCCCGGCATGGTGATGAATCCCGGCCCCGGGATGGTCATGGCTCCCTGGGGTGACTCTGCAACACGTTCATACCCGCGACTTCCTGGTCTGGTCAATCTTCAACATCATCCACTTCAATATCTTCTGCCTCGGATTCATCGCGGTGGCTTTCTCAGTCAAG GCCAGAGACCGAAGGTTTGTTGGTGA